tgcgatggactggggacctgtccagggtgtaccccgcctcccgcccatagactgctggagataggcaccagcttccccgcgacccactatggaagaagcggtagaaaatcaatgactgactgactgactgacatgcaAAAAACTGGTTACCCATCATAAAAGTGCTTTGATTGATGTGGTgccaaaaataattttcaattgATTATTGATAAAGGTATAATTAATTTTTAACATGCCATTGTTTGTTAAAATGATAGAAAACATATGTTCTACCCAAAACTGATACACCTGTACATTGCTTTATCATCTGAGTGATACTTCAAACACATTCTATCAGAATCAAACTTtgtggttgaatgaaaataattttcaatcTAAGTCTCCCAGATGAATTTGGGGCCTAACTGTAGGTGATTACTGCCCTCCACAGGATTTTGTCTTAACTTCATATTTTTGAACACAGGTTTAATGGGACATAAACTGAATCACtgtttttgcaattttcatGAAAACCATGTACAAAATcgacagaaaaaacaaatattgctAAAATCGACAATCTTGTGAAAAAGTAAATTGTTTCTCTATGATATAATtggtatttaatttaaatgtccAGGACGGTCTATGAAAAACCACAATCCCAAAGTCTTGTAGTTTGTTTTCTTGCTATTTTGAAGTAAACATTTAAACCACATTGAGAAAAATCTTTATCTTATGACTACAacataatttctgtttttactgtatCTTTTGTTGTTTCCCATTGCTCTGTCATTCTTACTCTAAATTgtattataatgtttttttttttttcattcggGCTTGATTATTGGTAAGCCCATTAGCAATTTCATATCCTATGACTCCCCAGTGCCCAGCGGCAGAGCAAATTATAGCCAATTACTTATTTTAGCGGTTTGAAAAAGGTTTTCATGGCTGTATTTGGAACTCTACGCTTAAGAAGTAGACAAATCAAAATTTGTATGCGAACCACAGCAGTGGAGAATGGGcgtggtacaggcaggccaggaacaaactaacaaaagagatcaaagcagctaagagaagctacagtgagaagcttaagaacagcctttctactggtgacacgtcagctgtatggactggtctgagaaacctgactgccaacaagagcccctccacccatcctgaacagagtcatcTCCTGgccaactgtctgaatggtttctactgcagacatgacaagaaaccattcacacctcaaatcatctcctccacatcccattcaggaacaaatttctcccataaagcaaccaacagcaggtgagactgCTGTTGGTTGCAGTCTCACTGCAACCCAGTCCTGGTTGCAGATAGAACCCAGGACTgggttctatccccactcctcttctctctgtacacaaatgaccgCACCTCATCgaactcgtccgtgaaactccttaagtttgcagacgacaccactgtcattggactgatccaggactgtgatgagtctgcgtacagacagcaggtggatcggctggtacactggtgcggtcagaactaccttgaactgaacccactcaagactgtggaaatggtggtggactttcggagaacaccacccccatacacccccctcaccatcctcaacaacactgtatcgaccgtagaccacttcaggttcttaggaaccaccatctctgaggacctgagatggtcttcacacatagacactgtttgaaagaaggcccagcagagactgtacttcctgaggcaactcaagacgttcaaccttccacaggagctgttggtcatcttctacactgccatcattcagtctgtcctgtcttcatccatctcagtgttatctgacaggtccagactgcaacgaataatcaggactgcagagagaataatcagggctgaccttcactccatccaggacttatacaggtctagggtcaggaaaagagctgctaaaatctctgcagaccccacacaacctgcacataaactgtttatagAGTTTTagcttcaggccgccgctacagagcactgttcactaaaaccagccgccacaaagacagtttcttcccccaggttgtttctctgatgaacattcaatagagtacaaaacaacagcatacagatgttgcaaatgcaccttttttattagatatgtgtatattgtacattgtaaatatgtatattctgtaatgcaaaaacagaacaaaagagcaaagtgtaccggaggcaactCCTTGTTTgcatgtacgaacttggcaataaagctgattctgattctgattctgaaccagggaagaaaaaagtacAAAGAAACGTCATCACGCGACACTTGACCCTCCGCGTCATTCTGCGTCATTTTGCCGGGAATGCTGGACCACGTGTCTCCTACCGGCTTGCAGCGTGTTCCTCCTCTGATTCACTAGTTTTTCATTCTGAAGCGAAGCGAGGCTCCGGCAGGGAGTGGGCATGCAAGATGGCGGCGCGGTGGGGAGCAGGCGAGGAGACTTTAACAGCGTGCAATTTGGATTTTTTCCCCCTGGAAACACTAGGCGAGGTGAAGAACAACTTGCACACGTTGTTTCCCAGCGTCTGATATCAGATAGGagttttgtgtgtatttgtagAAGCTTGTTGCGTTGGCTGTACAAGCTGGCGTGAAAACGTGACACGTGGATCTAGGTGTAGTATTACTACATCGAACAATATTTATAGTTCTGATTTAATGACAGCGCGACAccaaaatgttgtattttatatGCAAAACTTGACTACAATGTGTTTTTTGCTGTTCTGATTGCGTTCTGAACGAGAAAGCGTTACTCGGCTACTCTGCTAGTGATAGCAGGCGTCTACTTCATAACTTGAAACAGCATCGAAATCATATATAGTGACAGTCGTGTGTTCCTGTTAAATGCTCGTTTGGGATGACTATACGCGGATTAGTTACTGTCAGATGTTTATCATGAAGCTCATTGAATGACTTTTGTCTGTGTTCAAACCGATGCACGTGTGGTGACATAAATTAGACAACCCAGCTCAGTTTGTCTTTTATCATAATGGAAGCGTGAAAGTGAACATAAATTTTATCTGTGTGGTGGAGCCCAGTGCTATCTTCAGTTACTTTGACAGCATCGCAATTTTTTACACGTTTACTGTACCCGGTACTGTCACACGATGGCCACCACTGGGACTGCTTCCGCCAAAGCAGTTTTCATTCAAACATACCTCTGAGTGCATGTAAGCCACATGTCTTAATTCACGCATGTGCAGGAGGGAGTCTGCTCTTCGCATTCTCTACGCTATTACAGATTAAGTGTAATAACATGTTGTGTTGTGGTACTTCTAAAAATAAGGTATTAAAATGACACGCTTCATTTTGAAGATTTAAAAGGATAATAACGGAGAGATGGAGGGCCCAGCTATGGTTTGTTGTAGTGCAACACGTGGGGTTGTGTAGCCTCCCGGCGGACGGGACGTGGGAAGGCTCAAACATGTCTGCGCCATAGACGGAGACACGTGGGTCAGTGTAGGAGGCGAAtagattaaaatgaaaataggtTGTCTTTTGGATTTATAATATAAAATGATCAATGGTcttgttgtgattttttttttttacatttgttagtATGGTCATGATGAACTTGCTGCTATGGCAAATTAAAAATTGTTTACCTGTTTGctgataatatatatattttttgaagcAATGAGaagcatttttgcattttggtGTAAGATTCTTTTGTTGCAGCAAGTATCTGTTTGCTGTGCCACATGATGTAATTGCCTTTtatctaaaacagaaaagcaaaaaatattcagatttcGGCCCTAATAAGTTACAAAGACCTGTACCATCTTGCCATTTTGTTATGTGGAGAGTGTTGGGTACAAGAAGCGATCTTAACTGGTTTACTAGTTGTTTTGGAGCCTGCAGATGACATCCTAACTTGGATAAATCCCAACAGATTTATCTTAAGGATATAAGGAGAGTCATGGGTGGGGCTCCTTTAATTTCCTAGCCATGactgttcatgtttccatcgcagttgaattaatattttctgggaaaaaacagcaatgttttttttcactaGCATtatgcagcaacaggtgggggagagAAAACTCGACAGGCATTATGTGCTCCAAAGAGCTGGTAGAAATTCTGGTCACTTCAGGACTTTTTCTGGTATCTCAATTAGAATCCTTCATATAGTTGAGAGTATTGGTTTTGAAACCATAATCCTTAAAATCTTGTTATCGATAACCTGAAGCGTAACAAAGGAGAtgatctacaagaagggacagagcagactgtacttcttgaggaagcttaggtcatttggtgtttgcagcaagatgctgtatatcttctataagtctgttgtggagagtgtgatctcttctaccatcatctgctggggaagcagcatcagagccagggacttaaaaaagctcaacaagctgataaaaacggcagcctctgttctggggactcctctggagatcattgtggaaagaaggaatttttataaaatgaggaacattatggaaaaccctgagcatcctcttcatgagactgtcctacagcaacagagtgtcttaaGTCAGAGGCTtcatcagatctgctgtaagacggagcgctacagaagatccttcctgccatcagcatctacaacggctctttgaagaaacctacatatgagccataacaacatttaatttccctttgggattaataaagtatttttgaattgaatttacttGCTCCTATttgtagttttttgtttgcCGCTGTAAAGACTGGAGCATTTCTTCTCTGTCTCCGAACAGGGTGCTGTGCTCAACTCTGGGGAAGTTCTCCAAGGCCTAGACCCCTCCATCCTATCCATATTCGAGGACATGCCAACATTAGAGGCAAGACCGATTTCACCTTTCATATCCTAGAAACTTTGAAGGCATTTGTTGTTTAAGCTGGAGCTTAAACATGCTGCTTTTGATGTGTCTGTTCAGAATGAAGAGAGCGATGCCACACTGCTGACAGCTTTGACAGAGATACTTGACAATGTAGGTGATGATAACCTGTCGCCGTTTGACATGCTGCCTGACTCAGACCTGCTGTCTAAGGGCAGGGAACACTCTCCGGTGAGTGCTCACATACTTCACTCTTTTCTTTTAACATgaaacacagaataaaaaaagcCTATTAAGATTGTAAACGTACCTCACTATCCTTAAAGGCAGGATACAGCCATGCAGCCTGAAACATTAGTTTTTCTTCTTTAGAGTATAGTTGTCCGTAAGACCTCTCTTTTATCCTGGTTAACAGTTGGGTGTGTTTTCACTGTTCGGTCTAAAACGTTCATGTAAATTATATCTGCTACGTACTGCTGTAGTTTTGCTGTTTGTAAATATAACAAAACTAGGAGATGGAAAAAGTCTTCTATGGCTTGATAATTAATTACATTTGTACAGCAGGAATGCTCGGTGTTGCATGTAAACAACATTCAAACTTAGTCAGTACTTATTATGCAGAGAGGAATCACTGCCCAGAGCAATAAGTCCagtctgaaataaaaatctgaccaAATTGGAGATTAATTGCTTTATGGTAGTTGTAGTTCGAACACCTAAGCAAAGCCACTTTAGACATTGTGGAAATGTGTTACTGTAATTGATAGTAACcccagtcatgaaaataaaaatgaataattttcaGCTATAAAGCTAAACCCACTGATTTTGTTACACAGATTTCACATTATAACCTATGTACATTAACTCAAAACGCCATGAAAAGGTATAACTGTAAGAAGCTAGGGTACATTGCTAGCGCTGTCCTCTGTGTGAACATGCTTTAAAGTAAGAAGCCTGGTCTTCCATAAACATCTTTTCAATATTTCATGGCGGTTACATGCTGAAACAGAATTGAAATCACTCCAAAGTTGGAGGAAGTTTGCAATATTTGCAGATTTGTTCAAATGAAAGGGTGTGAGacatattaaaatgtgtatCTTGGAACAGAAGCCtacaacatttaaacattgttttatatcGTTAAATAGATTTGCATTAATGGGTTCGGTGAGGGCCTTTCCTTTCATCCACAGACTGTTAAAACCTGAGGTCTATGTTGTTTAATTCATTTCTCTTCTACTTCCATTGTTGGCTGATTTTTAAAACTACTTGATCATAAGCATAGTAAAACACTGATATTAAACATAAGTGATGCGGTTTAAATGTTctcaaataaaaagacaaaaaaactctTGTCGTATGATTTAAAGTTATCTGAAATTTAAACTGGGAGATCATAAACAAgaatggaaacaaaaaaatgttgtggctgttttgttttgaacagCCTCCTACTACAAATCTCATTTCATGTTTCAGGGTAGACACCAAAGGTCCAGGGCTTCTTTCTATGGTAGAGTCCCACTGTAGTGGTCTAATTTGATCCTAGTTGCTGCTGTAGACATGATGAATGAAAGAATGAACCCAGACAACTACCCTGGTTCATGGAAAATGTTCTTGTAATGGGAACACACCTTATGAGTCCAAATGTTTATCGTTATGCTCTGTCTCCAGCTCAGGAGAATGCTCTGCCTGTCTCGTTCACCTCAGAAAGACTCACTATATAGTACCAGACCGTTATCAACTGGAAAGGTAAACTGTTCATTCATACAAACCCTTTACAAGCTACTACACCTGATGGATGAAATATTTGATTGGATGTTTTACTTCTTGGTACCCAGAACCTGTCCAGGATGCAAGGGGACTCTGTCCAGCGAAGTGATGGCGAGGAAGAGGAGGACAGCTCAATCACTCAGAGCCCAGACAGGCTTGAGTCGTCTCCTGGCTGGGAAGGTCTGCAATTGCCCCTCCCTATCATGTTGGAGCACAAAGGTGAAGATGGCCTTTCAGTTTGCCTTGGAGATTTGGTCAGGCACATGCACCCATACTGTATGGCCATATCTGTGGAGAACGAAGAGGGGGAGCAGATGTTGCCTGAAGGGGGCATAGTGCTCGAGATTGTGGACCAGGGGGAAAACGGAGAACCTATCCTTGCCATCCCGAATATGGATCTCTCTTATCCTCTTCATCAGCCGCCCTcaaaaaatgaggaaaaagaaggagcagaagacgagctagctgacagttcagaACATATAGTAGTCGACGATGAAGATGATTGTCCCATCACAAAAAATAGTGAAATTCCTGCTGCTGTTAAACCAGTTGCACATTTagatgcaaaagaaaaagttgTTGTTCTGAGTAAAAAGaatagaaaaacaacaagaccttcaagaagaaaaaagaaatccaatGAGAAGCAGCAGCCTGAGCCTGTAGAAGGAAGGGTCCTCAGGGGTGGTACTGTAAGAAGAGTGGCAACGGATTCCCACAAAAAGCATATGAAAGGGTCTGTTAAAGAAAAGGTGAATAAGAGCCAAAAGCCTCCTTCTACCTCAGCTCCACCTCGGTCGCTTCTAAAACCTGAAGAAGTAAAACAATTCAAAACTAAGAAGGAAAACACCACTGCAGCTTGGGTTCCTGAAAGAAATGATAAAGTTGTCACACTGCAGTTGCCCAAACAGAGCTCAACCCCTGTTGCCGGTGAGAGTCCGCTCATATGTTCAGCCACAGCTGTAAGCTCCCAGCAGCCTAGTAAAACACCATATCAGCCAGCCTCAGCCCCAGAGGAAAAGACTGAAAGCTCATCAACTGCTCACTCTGTTTCCCTCCCATTATCTTCAGAGAGCCCTGTAGCTCTAGCAATTCCCCAGATTACCCCAGCAGGCAGCATTACCCCTGCAGCCCCAGAGCCCAAACCCAAGTTGCTCAGTCTTGAAGAGTACAGACGACTCCGGCAGCAGAAAAAGCCGGCTCCGGTGGAAAAACAAGACAAGAGCGTCACCAAGTGGCCCAGCATTCAAGAGCTCCCCAAAGAGCTTCCCCCTATACCCCACCTGCCTGACCCCAACCCCAAGGAACCCAGACGTGCCAACCCCCAGGCAGCAAAGAAAGAAGTGGAGGAGGTCAAACCTGCCTGGCAGCCGAGGGGACCGTGTGCACCCCCCACCCCTGATGCTCTGTTGCAGCCACCAGCCTATATGATTTCTTCATCCAGTAAAGCTTCAGCTGCTATTCCTGTTTCTAGGCCCCAGCAAACACAAGATGCTTCCAGGTTGCTCCAAAAGCCCCCAACTACTCCACCTGATTCAGCAAATACttcagccacacacacacataccacTGCCAAGCCTGCAGAACCATGTGTGCCTCCAACGTCTTTAATGCCTTCAGTCCAAGTCGTGTCTTCAGCAAATAGAGAATGTACCCTTCCAGATTCAGGAAGAAAAGGTGAAGCTGAGTTCATAAAGCCAAAGTCTGTACAGGACACTAAAGTCTGCCCAAAAACCACTACAAATATACACAAACCCACTGCTGCTTCTGGATCAGTGCCCAGTGTCAATGTTGTTTCACAGAAGATGTCTGGGGTCACTGTTTCTACCTCATTAGGTAACCCGCTCACATCCAATAGAAAGTCTCCCAAACCCACAACCACAGAACAAAGTAGCCAACCCTGTGCCGCCATCTCTTTAGATTCCCGTAATCGTACAAACCATCCTGCTGTGATTGAATCTAAAGAGAGATCTACTACAGCCATGAATCCCCAAAGAACAAAGAGTGACACACAGGAGCTGATTGAATCATTCACTAGTGAAATAGGTGAGTTTGGATGCCTCATAGTGTACATTTCAGAATATTctactagagatgcaccgatcagcaTTTTGTAGCCAAGATTTGACTTGCCCACAGTGATACTGGCTGATTGGGATTTATCTTTAACACAGAAAATCAATAATCTAAGAACAGcttttgaacagttttttttttctatccttCCTGCCTTTCGTAATGATTTTATCTATACTAAGAACAGATGCAAAAAGTGATTAGAATTGACATTTAAAACTGTTATCTTTTTAAAACCAATTGGCGCAGAACCTGGGAAGATCCTTGTATGAGAATGTCTAAAAGCTGCCAACACTTCCAGCATGTTCCCTAACAGGCTGAGGTGACCTGGTAGCGCTTCCACAGGGTTAGTCGGTCTGCTGAAAATCGGCCTATTCCACTCTGCAGCCAGtttcttggtgcatctctagacTTCATTGTTCACTATGTTACCACAAACCATGCAGGCATGTTGAAGAGCTCAGTCACGCTTCCTTGGGTACACTAGTTATGAGTATAACTTTTGTGTCTCTAAAGGTATTGAAGCTGCTGATCTGACCAGCTTACTAGAGCAATTTGAGGAGACTCAAGGTAATCTCTCCTGATTTACCGTTTTTTTCATCCactcttttctttcctttatttCACCTTTTCAAAGTACTTCTTCCCATACATTAAATCTGCTGTTAGGTGGTTGTAATGGGCAGTACCACAGTGGGTGGCATAGTTTTACGTCAGTACCAAGCTAAAAGCAGCCAGAGGatcatttttcagttttgtaattGTGACGAGTAAGATCACAACATTGCAGCACAGTCTTTGGTTGGCAGTagttgaacagcaaaaacagatgtTTACTTGTATTTTGACCAACAGAAGGCAATTGGATAAGTCAaacaaatgtaattaaaaagaGCCGATATTATATCTGATTGTTCTGACGATTTTGTAGTGTAAATGATTGAGATTCTTGGTGGTTGTGACAGGATATAGCTTTACTGAAGTAAAGCTATATCCTGGTTTCTGCAGGGGGGCTCCTGTATTCTCTGCTGCAGGAATTCTGCCTTGTCTGCAGATCCATTTAACTCTCACCCTCCTGTCTTTGTTTGGGCAGATGCACAAGGGGCAGCAAATTAGAAACAACCGGTTAGGTTACACGGTAGGTGCAGGCAGTCCAGTCAGAGCAAGGCAGGGCTGGGATGAGATGAGATTCTCATCATATggaaatctgaaataaaaatcactGTAATAATACCAGATGTCCAGTGTATAACATGATagaatcagtttttaaaccagaaaaattattattcatgttactaacttttttttttttttttttcaaattgattAGTACAGTTGTTGTAATATCTACAACAATGAGTTTTTTCTAGTGTATAGTTcctgtgtttttaaataagGTTTTATGAAGTTATCTAATTAAAGTAAATTAGATATTGAGCTGTTTTTtaggaataaaaataacttaaaaaaaaaaactcaaatgttCCTATCAATGGACGTAGTTCATGTTGAGGTTATTGTCATAGTGGTATATGTAGGGTTACATAGGTTGAAGTTGCTGGCTGCATCAGCTGCGACCCAAGTAAAGTTTTGGGTCAGAATATTAGCTGTGGAACGGCATCAAAGATTTTAAGCTCCTCTGCTTTCCAGGTCTAAGTGTTTGGAAATCATCCCAGCGGACTCTAAATCAAACGATGAGGCAGACTGATGCAGCCGGCCTCCTCAACCAACGTAGCTTCTTGTATTTAACACAGATGATGCAACATTTCAGTGGTTTTTAAACCATAACTTAAAATTTTTAGTATACCTGGATGATTGTTACCTAGGACATACCTAGTCAGTACCTGTGAAAATTGAACAATAATATAGagttttataactttttattaAATACCACTAAAATGCATCAAAGAAACTAAATGATCTAAATCCATGCcactttgtgctgttttaactgCATGATGTTGCTTTGTCTT
This genomic stretch from Girardinichthys multiradiatus isolate DD_20200921_A chromosome 22, DD_fGirMul_XY1, whole genome shotgun sequence harbors:
- the pprc1 gene encoding peroxisome proliferator-activated receptor gamma coactivator-related protein 1 isoform X2; this translates as MAARWGAGEETLTACNLDFFPLETLGEGAVLNSGEVLQGLDPSILSIFEDMPTLENEESDATLLTALTEILDNVGDDNLSPFDMLPDSDLLSKGREHSPLRRMLCLSRSPQKDSLYSTRPLSTGKNLSRMQGDSVQRSDGEEEEDSSITQSPDRLESSPGWEGLQLPLPIMLEHKGEDGLSVCLGDLVRHMHPYCMAISVENEEGEQMLPEGGIVLEIVDQGENGEPILAIPNMDLSYPLHQPPSKNEEKEGAEDELADSSEHIVVDDEDDCPITKNSEIPAAVKPVAHLDAKEKVVVLSKKNRKTTRPSRRKKKSNEKQQPEPVEGRVLRGGTVRRVATDSHKKHMKGSVKEKVNKSQKPPSTSAPPRSLLKPEEVKQFKTKKENTTAAWVPERNDKVVTLQLPKQSSTPVAGESPLICSATAVSSQQPSKTPYQPASAPEEKTESSSTAHSVSLPLSSESPVALAIPQITPAGSITPAAPEPKPKLLSLEEYRRLRQQKKPAPVEKQDKSVTKWPSIQELPKELPPIPHLPDPNPKEPRRANPQAAKKEVEEVKPAWQPRGPCAPPTPDALLQPPAYMISSSSKASAAIPVSRPQQTQDASRLLQKPPTTPPDSANTSATHTHTTAKPAEPCVPPTSLMPSVQVVSSANRECTLPDSGRKGEAEFIKPKSVQDTKVCPKTTTNIHKPTAASGSVPSVNVVSQKMSGVTVSTSLDSRNRTNHPAVIESKERSTTAMNPQRTKSDTQELIESFTSEIGIEAADLTSLLEQFEETQAKEEKCVPEVSGRAAAVGNSRAALVPARAVLDSMRPNERSPAAALASKTAPPNQMWKPLVPLILLGKANTSEASKPSASKVIQIEPQPLPSIRFRSKATPAAASVSPDLACMDHDYCFSNKSLSPDEPGKRWNVKTQSVFTIKPLKQHPSSPAPSPQSATNSVISSKTQDCPRTVQAEKKTEDESEGWSVKEMPDASPSQQECVTSPRRGPSGRSYRRYTASRTPSPLCSPKERTRGRSRKRFYCSPSPTSSCSDSYSSRSRSRSNSPAKKRYRHRNSDSSLSSSSRSSSRSSPSLSLSPPRRRRYSYSSSRSGSWSRSRSRSLSPERQAQWSRSRALHSPSYRPRYCHGTKIDVEETKRHKEKAIEERRVVYVGKIRGSMTQRELRDRFSLFGEIEECTLHFREHGDNYGFVTYYNTNDAFTAIENGSKLRKPDELPFDLCFGGRRQFCQSSYADLDSSREYDPLSTKGNYHALDFDTLLKQAQQNLKR
- the pprc1 gene encoding peroxisome proliferator-activated receptor gamma coactivator-related protein 1 isoform X1, producing MAARWGAGEETLTACNLDFFPLETLGEGAVLNSGEVLQGLDPSILSIFEDMPTLENEESDATLLTALTEILDNVGDDNLSPFDMLPDSDLLSKGREHSPLRRMLCLSRSPQKDSLYSTRPLSTGKNLSRMQGDSVQRSDGEEEEDSSITQSPDRLESSPGWEGLQLPLPIMLEHKGEDGLSVCLGDLVRHMHPYCMAISVENEEGEQMLPEGGIVLEIVDQGENGEPILAIPNMDLSYPLHQPPSKNEEKEGAEDELADSSEHIVVDDEDDCPITKNSEIPAAVKPVAHLDAKEKVVVLSKKNRKTTRPSRRKKKSNEKQQPEPVEGRVLRGGTVRRVATDSHKKHMKGSVKEKVNKSQKPPSTSAPPRSLLKPEEVKQFKTKKENTTAAWVPERNDKVVTLQLPKQSSTPVAGESPLICSATAVSSQQPSKTPYQPASAPEEKTESSSTAHSVSLPLSSESPVALAIPQITPAGSITPAAPEPKPKLLSLEEYRRLRQQKKPAPVEKQDKSVTKWPSIQELPKELPPIPHLPDPNPKEPRRANPQAAKKEVEEVKPAWQPRGPCAPPTPDALLQPPAYMISSSSKASAAIPVSRPQQTQDASRLLQKPPTTPPDSANTSATHTHTTAKPAEPCVPPTSLMPSVQVVSSANRECTLPDSGRKGEAEFIKPKSVQDTKVCPKTTTNIHKPTAASGSVPSVNVVSQKMSGVTVSTSLGNPLTSNRKSPKPTTTEQSSQPCAAISLDSRNRTNHPAVIESKERSTTAMNPQRTKSDTQELIESFTSEIGIEAADLTSLLEQFEETQAKEEKCVPEVSGRAAAVGNSRAALVPARAVLDSMRPNERSPAAALASKTAPPNQMWKPLVPLILLGKANTSEASKPSASKVIQIEPQPLPSIRFRSKATPAAASVSPDLACMDHDYCFSNKSLSPDEPGKRWNVKTQSVFTIKPLKQHPSSPAPSPQSATNSVISSKTQDCPRTVQAEKKTEDESEGWSVKEMPDASPSQQECVTSPRRGPSGRSYRRYTASRTPSPLCSPKERTRGRSRKRFYCSPSPTSSCSDSYSSRSRSRSNSPAKKRYRHRNSDSSLSSSSRSSSRSSPSLSLSPPRRRRYSYSSSRSGSWSRSRSRSLSPERQAQWSRSRALHSPSYRPRYCHGTKIDVEETKRHKEKAIEERRVVYVGKIRGSMTQRELRDRFSLFGEIEECTLHFREHGDNYGFVTYYNTNDAFTAIENGSKLRKPDELPFDLCFGGRRQFCQSSYADLDSSREYDPLSTKGNYHALDFDTLLKQAQQNLKR